A region of the Microbacterium sp. SL75 genome:
GGATGCCGAGGCCCCCGGCGGCATGTGGAGCGAGGTCGGCGCCGACGGGCGCAGCATCGTGGCGGCACCGTCGTCGTTCGGGCGCGGCGTTCTGCTGGTGACCGGGGCACGGCACCCGGTCGGCTCGGCGCCCTCGGAGGTCGCGCTCGCCGAGGGGCTCGCCGCCTGGGCACGCCGCACGCTCCCGGTGGGCGCGGAGATCGCCCGCTGGTCGGGCCAGGACTACCAGTCGCACAACCTCGTGCCCTTCGTCGGAGGGATGCCGAGGGGCCTCGGACGCCTCCGCTTCGCCACCGGATACGCCGGGTGGGGCCTGACCAACGCCCCCGCCGCCGCGATGCGGTTGACCGACGAGATCCGCGGCGTCTCGCGCAGCGACCGGCCGCAGTGGATGCGCACGATCGGCACGCGCATGACGGTTCCCGCCGACCTCGGCCGGGGCGTCGGCGAAGCCGCACGTCGGGTGGGCGTGGCAGCGGGCGCCTTCGCCGCGGCGGCGCCCGCACCGGTCAAGCGACCGGCCGAGGGAGCCGGGGTGGTGTCGCGGCAGGGGCTGCGGACCGCGGCGGTGTCGACGATCGAGGGGCGCACGCGCGCGGTGGTGGCCCCGGCCCCGCTCACCTGGAACGACGCGGAGCGCTCGTGGGACAGCCCCGTCGACGGCTCGCGCTACGCCCCGGACGGGACGCGGCTCGAGGGCGCGGCATCCGCAGATCTGGGTGTGCGCTGAGGTCGTCGGGCCTGGCGGGGCTCGGCTCGAGGGCGCGGCATCCCCAGATCTGGGTGTGCGCTGAGGTCGTCGGGCCTGGCGGGGCTCGGCTCGGCCGCGCCGAGACTGCATCTCACTGACAAACCGGTTGCAGGCTGACGCGGAGTTGTCAGCGAGTTGCCGTCTCGACGGCCGCTACCTGGACGGCCGCCACCTCGACGGCCGCTACCTCGACGGCCGCCACCTGGACGACCGCCCGAGTCAGCTCTTCGGGCCGGTCAACTCTTCGCGCCCGACAGCGCGAGCGCGCCGCCGAGGCCGATCATCATGACCCCGCCCGTGCCCGACAGGGTCGAGATGCGCTTGGGTGAGCGGGCGAACCACTCGCGGGCGGTGCCGGCGGCCAGGGCCCACACGCTGTCGCAGGTGAGCGCCATGATCTGGAACATCAGGCCGAGAACGAGCAGTTGCAGCCACACCGCCCCCGCGTGCGGATCGACGAACTGCGGCAGCACCGCGACGAAGAAGGCGATCGTCTTGGGGTTGGTCAGCCCGACGACGAAACCCTGACGCAGCAGGGTCCACGACGACGACGGCGCGCGGCTCGCCCCGGCGACGTGAGCGTGGCGATGACGGATGGCCTGGATGCCGAGCCACACGAGGTAGATCGCCCCGACGATCTTGAGCACCGTGAACGCGACGATCGACGACGCGACGATCGCCCCGACGCCGAAGGCCACCGCGATGACGGCGGGCACGGTGCCCAGCGCGTTTCCGACGACACTGAGCACCCCCGCGCGGCGGCCGAGCGCGATGGATCGTCCGATCACGAAGAGCACGCTCGGACCCGGGATGACGATGATGACGACCGACGCGGCGACGAAGGCCACGAGGTTCTCGATCGGAGGCATGCGGGGACTGTACTGCCGTCGCGTTTCGGGACGGTATCGCGCGTGGCAGCGGGCGAAACTCCTGAAATTCGGGATGCCGGTGGCGGTGAACGCGCGCAGGGCGGGGTGATCGCCCGGTTTCTCAGGAGTTTGGCCCGGCGGCTTCGCCTCGCCTCAGCCGGGTCCGGTGTCGGCAGGCGGCGGGGCGGCGCGCCGAGGCCAGAATTTGTACCCGCGTCTGGGCAGGTGGTGCGCGCGTCGCGGCGGGCCGAACTCCTGAGATTCAGGATGCCGGTGGCCGCGGACGCGTTCAGAGGGGGGTGATCACGCGGTTTCTCAGGAGTTCGGCCCGGCCGCCGCCGTGACCCGCCGCCGCCGAGGCCGCCGGACGTGGTGGCCGCGGCCTCACGCCGGCACGGCCTCGCGGGCCAGCAGCTCGGTGATCCGCCCCACGCAGCCGCCGCAGCCGGTGCCGGCGCGGGTCGCGGCCTTCACGCACGCGACCGTGGGTTCGCCCGCCGCGGCCGCCTCGCGGATCGCCCCGGCGCTCACGCCGTTGCACCAGCACACCGTCGCGTCGGCGGCGAAGGGGTCGGCCACCACTGCCATCCCGGCGTCCGGTGCGTCGAGGCGCAGGAGCGACGATCGGTCGGCGGGCAGCTCCGACCCGCGCTCGAAGAGGAGCGTGAGTTCGGCCCCGGTCCGCGGCATCCCGACCGCGACGAAGCCGGTCAGCACACCCTCGACGGTGACGAGCTTCACGTACGCGCCGCGCGCGGGGTCGGCCCAGAGCGTGACCTGGGGGCCGTGGCATCCGGGAGCGTGTGTGAAGGGGTCGGCGTCGACCGCGCCTCCGGCGACGACGTCGATTCCCTCGGCCTTGAGCATGACGACGCCGGGGCGTTCGATGGCGACAGGTTCCTCGACTCCCGACGACAGCAACGCCGCGAGCCTGTCGGCCTGCCGCCAACCG
Encoded here:
- a CDS encoding LysE family translocator, yielding MPPIENLVAFVAASVVIIVIPGPSVLFVIGRSIALGRRAGVLSVVGNALGTVPAVIAVAFGVGAIVASSIVAFTVLKIVGAIYLVWLGIQAIRHRHAHVAGASRAPSSSWTLLRQGFVVGLTNPKTIAFFVAVLPQFVDPHAGAVWLQLLVLGLMFQIMALTCDSVWALAAGTAREWFARSPKRISTLSGTGGVMMIGLGGALALSGAKS